A window from Acinonyx jubatus isolate Ajub_Pintada_27869175 chromosome E1, VMU_Ajub_asm_v1.0, whole genome shotgun sequence encodes these proteins:
- the EFNB3 gene encoding ephrin-B3 has protein sequence MGAPRSGPGGVRVGALLLLGVLGLVSGLSLEPVYWNSANKRFQAEGGYVLYPQIGDRLDLLCPRARPPGPHSSPNYEFYKLYLVGGAQGRRCEAPPAPNLLLTCDRPDLDLRFTIKFQEYSPNLWGHEFRSHHDYYIIATSDGTREGLESLQGGVCLTRGMKVLLRVGQSPRGGAAPRKPVSEMPMERDRGAAHSLEPGKENMPGDPTSNATSRGAEGPLPPPSMPAVAGAAGGLALLLLGVAGAGGAMCWRRRRAKPSESRHPGPGSFGRGGSLGLGGGAVMGPREAEPGELGIALRGGGAADPPFCPHYEKVSGDYGHPVYIVQDGPPQSPPNIYYKV, from the exons ATGGGGGCCCCCCGTTCTGGGCCGGGGGGCGTGCGAGTCGGGGCCCTGCTGCTGCTCGGCGTTTTGGGGCTGGTGTCtgggctcagcctggagcctgtctacTGGAATTCGGCGAATAAGAG attccaggcagaggggggTTACGTGCTCTACCCTCAGATCGGGGACCGGCTTGACCTTCTCTGCCCCCGGGCCCGGCCTCCTGGCCCCCACTCCTCTCCTAATTACGAGTTCTACAAGTTGTACCTGGTAGGGGGTGCCCAGGGCCGGCGCTGCGAGGCCCCCCCTGCCCCAAACCTGCTTCTCACTTGTGACCGGCCGGACCTGGATCTCCGCTTCACCATCAAGTTCCAGGAGTACAGCCCTAACCTCTGGGGCCACGAGTTTCGCTCACACCACGATTACTACATCATTG CCACGTCGGATGGGACCCGGGAAGGCCTGGAGAGCTTGCAGGGAGGTGTATGCCTCACTCGGGGCATGAAGGTGCTTCTCCGAGTaggacaga GCCCCCGAGGAGGGGCTGCCCCCAGAAAGCCTGTGTCTGAGATGCCCATGGAGAGAGACCGGGgggcagctcacagcctggagcccgggAAGGAGAACATGCCAG GTGACCCCACCAGCAATGCAACCTCCCGGGGTGCTGaaggccccctgccccctcccagcatGCCCGCGGTGGCCGGGGCCGCGGGGGGGCTGGCGCTGCTGTTGCTGGgcgtggcaggggctgggggcgccATGTGTTGGCGGAGACGGCGGGCCAAGCCTTCGGAGAGTCGCCACCCTGGTCCCGGCTCCTTCGGGAGGGGAGGGTCTCTGGGCCTGGGGGGTGGCGCTGTGATGGGACCTCGGGAGGCCGAGCCTGGGGAGCTAGGGATAGCTCTACGGGGTGGAGGGGCTGCAGACCCCCCGTTCTGTCCCCACTATGAGAAGGTGAGTGGTGACTACGGGCACCCTGTGTACATCGTGCAGGATGGGCCCCCCCAGAGCCCTCCAAACATCTACTACAAGGTATGA